The following coding sequences are from one Brooklawnia cerclae window:
- a CDS encoding DUF3107 family protein encodes MEIRIGVQNIGRELTVETDKNAAQLEKGLREALATEDGLFVVEATKGRKLLIPADQIGYVDLGQELTHPVGFGFGSDEA; translated from the coding sequence GTGGAGATCAGGATTGGCGTACAGAACATTGGACGCGAGCTCACCGTTGAAACCGACAAGAACGCCGCTCAGCTCGAGAAGGGGCTGCGCGAGGCGTTGGCGACCGAGGACGGCCTGTTCGTGGTCGAGGCCACCAAGGGCCGCAAACTGCTGATTCCGGCCGATCAGATCGGCTACGTCGATCTCGGTCAGGAGCTCACCCATCCCGTGGGCTTCGGCTTCGGCTCCGACGAGGCCTGA
- a CDS encoding cold-shock protein: MAQGTVKWFNAEKGYGFIAVEGSNDDVFVHYTAIEASGFRSLEEGQKVEFDITQGPKGKQADAVRVIG, encoded by the coding sequence ATGGCGCAGGGAACCGTCAAATGGTTCAATGCCGAGAAGGGCTACGGCTTCATCGCCGTTGAGGGATCGAATGACGACGTCTTCGTCCATTACACGGCCATCGAGGCCTCCGGCTTCCGTTCCCTCGAAGAGGGGCAGAAGGTGGAGTTCGACATCACCCAGGGCCCCAAGGGCAAGCAGGCGGATGCCGTTCGGGTGATCGGCTGA
- a CDS encoding ATP-dependent helicase, with translation MTGLVAAKFPVEPRPLTPIQDAVVEAAGHQGAAVMAVGGPGTGKTTALVATVLDRVRAGVPLSRMAVLTGSRPAAQQLRARIVAAVGVTQRGLQVTTVHGWCQGLQRRFGDPSAPARLLTAPEQEFRVRELLDGADPTIWPSQVRPALGTRAFAREVRQMLARARQLGLDPLGMRRAGTAATRPEWVGAARFFDEYLDVLDAEGVIDYAELVHRTRLLLTVAAVRSRLAEEAPIVLCDEFAELDPGMINLLADAHDAGCTVVGFADPDTSVFGFRGADPRAVADFGQRFDAPDRKALVLRLDDNLRSVPGIVSAVMSVSARVPSRGAARAPGLSVDAQNPGVRAVVLPDAGQQADWVAAELRRANLSEGIDWSQMAVITRSGRGAVSGLARRLAANGIPVRVAGDEIALSEEVAVRHLLGVLTTALGLSQGEPISPARATRLLRSPIGGLDALGLRRLGRELRRRAVERDDRFAPAPSDVLMASELQTGVLVSDEDADLSVELTGLVRLRGLLTDLSRLLTRGADSATLLWRAWSGTPWPARLRAAALGGGDGAQRAHRDLDAVLALFDVAGRSTELVGDKGMRLLLAEVEGQQIPGDTARETGRQASAVDLLTVHRAKGLEWRLVVLVGLEEGAWPRAGAPASLLQPEQLAADGPQPPPTYAERLADERRAFLLAVSRARERLVATAVTGVSGEGGGPSRFLTELGVPVEQGRPVGGPTTIDGLIAELRRVAADQSASSDVREAAAGELGWLTSQNDDSGRPLAPGADPDHWWGLRDYTRGRVPLAPRDRPVRLTGSEVEQLRACPRMWFLQHRARADQSPRSSATLGTVVHALAQYALTSGVDVRTLIERLDDVWGEISFDAAWLSASERSAALAALERFAAWASSNDHRRILGVEVPFEVPVVVGGHDVMIVGTVDRLEVDADDRLRIVDFKTGRSAPTRAQVAGMDQLGVYQLAGSLGAFDELSGGLRGLADAELVYLRIEDAGGYPKVMLQPSLDDHPVLEDAAGPGPTWVHDHLAEAAATVRSERFPARLQSRCRFCAFQIGCPAQPEGTLA, from the coding sequence ATGACCGGGCTTGTCGCTGCGAAGTTTCCGGTCGAGCCACGGCCACTCACGCCGATCCAGGACGCTGTCGTCGAGGCCGCGGGGCATCAGGGGGCGGCCGTCATGGCGGTGGGCGGGCCCGGGACGGGGAAGACGACGGCACTGGTGGCCACGGTGCTCGACAGGGTGCGTGCCGGGGTTCCGCTCTCGCGGATGGCGGTGCTGACCGGTTCACGACCGGCGGCCCAGCAGCTGCGAGCGCGCATAGTGGCGGCGGTCGGGGTGACGCAGCGTGGTCTGCAGGTGACGACCGTGCACGGCTGGTGCCAGGGGTTGCAGCGACGGTTCGGCGATCCCTCCGCGCCCGCGAGGCTGTTGACGGCTCCGGAGCAGGAGTTCCGCGTCCGCGAGCTGCTCGACGGGGCGGATCCCACGATCTGGCCGTCCCAGGTGCGCCCGGCACTGGGGACGAGGGCCTTCGCCAGGGAGGTGCGCCAGATGCTCGCGCGGGCCCGGCAGCTGGGTCTCGATCCCTTAGGGATGAGACGCGCGGGCACGGCCGCGACGCGTCCCGAGTGGGTGGGGGCCGCCCGGTTCTTCGACGAGTATCTCGACGTGCTCGATGCCGAGGGCGTCATCGACTACGCCGAACTCGTCCACCGCACCCGCTTGCTGCTCACCGTTGCCGCGGTGCGCTCGCGGCTGGCCGAGGAGGCACCGATCGTCCTGTGCGACGAGTTCGCCGAACTCGACCCGGGGATGATCAACCTGCTCGCCGACGCGCACGACGCCGGGTGCACCGTGGTCGGGTTCGCCGACCCCGACACGAGCGTCTTCGGCTTCCGTGGCGCCGACCCGCGCGCGGTGGCCGACTTCGGGCAGCGCTTCGATGCACCGGATCGCAAGGCCCTCGTGCTGCGGCTCGACGACAACCTGCGCAGCGTCCCCGGAATCGTCTCGGCGGTCATGTCCGTGTCCGCACGCGTCCCCAGCCGCGGGGCCGCACGCGCTCCGGGTCTGTCGGTCGACGCGCAGAACCCCGGTGTACGGGCGGTCGTCCTGCCCGATGCCGGTCAGCAGGCGGACTGGGTCGCGGCCGAGTTGAGGCGGGCGAATCTCTCCGAGGGCATCGACTGGTCGCAGATGGCCGTCATCACCCGGTCGGGGCGGGGAGCGGTCTCCGGCCTCGCCCGGCGGCTGGCGGCGAACGGCATTCCCGTGCGGGTCGCCGGGGACGAGATCGCGCTGAGCGAGGAGGTTGCGGTGAGGCACCTGCTCGGCGTCCTCACCACGGCGCTCGGGCTCTCCCAGGGGGAGCCCATCTCGCCTGCGCGGGCGACGCGGCTGCTGAGGTCACCGATCGGTGGGCTGGACGCTCTCGGGCTGCGGCGGCTGGGCCGCGAGCTGAGGCGGCGGGCGGTCGAGCGGGACGACCGGTTCGCCCCGGCGCCGTCGGACGTGCTGATGGCCTCCGAACTGCAGACGGGGGTGCTCGTCAGCGACGAGGACGCGGATCTGTCGGTCGAGTTGACCGGCCTCGTGCGCCTGCGTGGGCTGCTGACCGACCTCTCCCGGCTCCTGACGCGCGGCGCCGATTCCGCGACGCTGCTGTGGCGGGCCTGGTCGGGAACCCCGTGGCCGGCCCGGCTGCGCGCCGCCGCTCTGGGCGGAGGAGACGGTGCCCAGCGCGCCCACCGGGATCTGGACGCGGTGCTCGCGCTGTTCGACGTCGCCGGACGCAGCACCGAACTCGTTGGTGACAAGGGGATGCGCCTTCTGCTCGCCGAGGTCGAGGGGCAGCAGATCCCCGGTGACACGGCCCGCGAGACCGGGCGACAGGCCTCGGCTGTAGACCTGCTGACCGTGCATCGGGCCAAGGGCCTGGAATGGCGGCTGGTCGTGCTCGTGGGCCTGGAGGAGGGCGCATGGCCGCGTGCGGGGGCGCCGGCGAGTCTGTTGCAGCCTGAGCAGCTGGCGGCCGACGGGCCGCAGCCGCCGCCGACCTACGCCGAGCGGCTGGCCGACGAGCGGCGTGCCTTCCTGCTGGCCGTGAGCCGTGCGCGCGAGCGGCTCGTCGCCACGGCGGTCACCGGCGTGAGCGGGGAGGGCGGCGGGCCCTCCCGGTTCCTCACCGAGTTGGGGGTGCCGGTCGAGCAGGGCCGTCCCGTCGGGGGCCCGACGACGATCGACGGCCTGATCGCGGAGTTGCGCCGCGTCGCCGCGGATCAGTCGGCCTCGTCCGACGTACGCGAGGCCGCGGCCGGGGAGCTGGGATGGCTGACGTCGCAGAACGACGACTCCGGGCGTCCGCTGGCGCCGGGAGCCGATCCCGACCACTGGTGGGGATTGCGCGACTACACCCGGGGGCGAGTTCCGCTCGCACCGCGGGATCGTCCCGTACGCCTGACCGGCAGCGAGGTGGAACAACTGCGGGCATGCCCGCGCATGTGGTTCCTGCAGCACCGGGCACGAGCCGATCAGTCGCCGCGCTCGTCGGCCACGCTCGGCACGGTCGTCCACGCACTCGCGCAGTACGCCCTGACATCGGGCGTCGATGTGAGAACCCTGATCGAGCGGCTCGACGACGTCTGGGGGGAGATCAGCTTCGACGCCGCCTGGCTGTCCGCGTCGGAGCGATCGGCGGCGCTGGCCGCGCTGGAGAGGTTCGCGGCCTGGGCATCGTCCAACGACCACCGGCGGATTCTCGGCGTCGAGGTGCCGTTCGAGGTGCCCGTGGTCGTCGGTGGCCATGACGTGATGATCGTCGGCACCGTCGATCGCCTGGAGGTGGACGCCGATGACAGGCTTCGCATCGTGGACTTCAAGACCGGCCGCAGTGCCCCGACCCGGGCCCAGGTGGCGGGCATGGATCAGCTCGGTGTCTACCAGCTGGCAGGCAGCCTGGGGGCGTTCGACGAACTCAGCGGCGGTCTACGGGGGCTCGCCGATGCCGAACTGGTCTATCTGCGCATCGAGGACGCGGGTGGGTATCCGAAAGTGATGCTGCAGCCGTCGTTGGACGACCATCCGGTGCTGGAGGACGCAGCCGGCCCGGGCCCGACCTGGGTGCACGACCATCTCGCGGAGGCGGCGGCCACCGTCCGTTCGGAGCGCTTCCCGGCACGTCTGCAGTCGAGGTGCCGCTTCTGCGCGTTCCAGATCGGCTGCCCGGCACAGCCCGAAGGGACACTGGCATGA
- a CDS encoding ATP-dependent DNA helicase → MTMGHPVAIDSPGRLADLLDIPFSDEQLAAITAPLEPGVIIAGAGTGKTTVMAARVVWLVGTGQVQPAQVLGLTFTRKAAAELSARVENALESAGILGSDGPDESGRQVVMTYDAFAGRVLGEHGLRMGVETDQVMITDATRYRLAASVVAEARGPFRYLSRVLPPTVVERVLRLDGQLRSHLVSTQELREFDDALVKDLADVPLYRGRPTAAVRDAVAAAGERDELAGLVDDYQEMKRRLGAVEFADQMANACTLVDRVPGVARALRGQFAVVLLDEYQDTSSAQARLLHGLFSGRDALSGRGHPVTAVGDPFQAIYGWRGAAPSNILQFAHDFPRGDGTPATAYALTVNRRSRPAILVAANELSAPLRADERLRAVGADGRPVDQMLHAPAGKRGGELQVACFDTWPQEVDWVSDRVAAAHDSGRAASWSQIAVLVRRNADIGPLFGALSDRDVPVEIVGLGGLLRLPEVADVVATLTVIDDVTANPEVVRLLSGPRWRIGEQDLAVLGTRARELAGRATPDEAGNGLDDVLRRAVATVDTSELSCLMDAIDDPGEAPLSSEGRRRLAAFSAELRGLRAHRDEPVLELTHRVIDALGVGLELQADAELFRADRRAQLVRFVDAVAEYVDVDGDGSLGGLLAWLDAELEHGVGLDQALPTSEDSVKLMTVHRAKGLEWDVVFVPSLVGRVFPNDTVNDKWTTNSAVLPASLRGDRQWVPQLDDLSTQGLKVYPDALRAAQRQSEDRLAYVAVTRARNLVVASAHHWRPGEVRVRPASPYFEVLERLARLAGGVVAWSDPPPENPAPPALSEQTWPVPLDEERRRAQQEAADLVRHSVIAPEPGTGRSLDVALRQTAWHELAEGLVAEERRRRARAVPVELPRSVSASALMVAHRDPAAFASQLMRPMPRPVSTRAGVGTRFHHWLELRFNRPLSLTDDDDFDAPEDPDEPATDLQLARLMGAFQRGRFADRVPVAVEEPFILVVGHQQIRGRIDAVFTSSDADFDYLVVDWKTSTSSPDPLQLSLYRVAWAQSLGIPESRVDAAFYHVISDELERPEGLLDTAGITRLVTGLAPCSPGSPGSQPR, encoded by the coding sequence ATGACCATGGGGCACCCAGTCGCGATCGACAGCCCCGGGCGGCTTGCTGATCTGCTCGACATCCCCTTCAGCGACGAGCAGTTGGCGGCCATCACGGCACCGCTGGAGCCGGGGGTGATCATCGCGGGTGCGGGCACGGGCAAGACGACGGTCATGGCAGCCCGCGTCGTGTGGCTGGTCGGCACCGGTCAGGTGCAGCCCGCCCAGGTGCTGGGGCTGACGTTCACCCGGAAGGCGGCCGCCGAGCTGTCGGCCAGGGTCGAGAACGCGCTCGAGTCGGCGGGAATCCTGGGGTCGGACGGCCCGGACGAATCCGGTCGGCAGGTGGTCATGACCTACGACGCGTTCGCCGGGCGCGTGCTGGGCGAGCACGGACTGCGGATGGGTGTGGAGACCGACCAGGTGATGATCACCGACGCCACCAGGTATCGGTTGGCCGCGTCGGTGGTCGCGGAGGCGAGAGGGCCGTTCCGGTACCTGTCGCGTGTGCTGCCCCCGACCGTGGTCGAACGAGTGCTGCGACTCGACGGCCAGCTGCGGTCACACCTGGTCTCCACCCAGGAGTTGCGCGAGTTCGATGACGCCCTGGTCAAGGATCTGGCCGACGTGCCGTTGTATCGCGGCAGGCCGACCGCCGCGGTGCGCGACGCCGTGGCAGCGGCGGGGGAGCGCGACGAACTCGCGGGGCTCGTCGACGACTACCAGGAGATGAAACGCCGTCTCGGTGCCGTCGAGTTCGCCGATCAGATGGCCAACGCCTGCACGCTGGTCGACCGGGTTCCCGGAGTCGCCAGAGCCTTGCGAGGGCAGTTCGCCGTCGTCCTGCTGGACGAGTACCAGGACACGTCGTCCGCGCAGGCGCGGCTGCTGCACGGGCTCTTCTCGGGCCGGGACGCTCTATCGGGGCGGGGACACCCCGTGACGGCGGTCGGCGACCCGTTCCAGGCCATCTACGGTTGGCGCGGTGCCGCGCCCAGCAACATCCTGCAGTTCGCCCACGATTTCCCGCGCGGGGACGGGACACCGGCGACCGCCTACGCGCTCACCGTCAACCGGCGCAGCCGGCCGGCGATCCTCGTGGCGGCGAACGAACTGTCGGCGCCGCTACGGGCCGACGAGCGTCTCCGGGCGGTGGGGGCCGACGGACGCCCGGTGGACCAGATGCTGCACGCTCCCGCGGGCAAGCGGGGCGGTGAGTTGCAGGTCGCCTGCTTCGACACCTGGCCGCAGGAGGTCGACTGGGTGTCCGACCGTGTCGCGGCGGCCCACGATTCCGGTCGGGCGGCCTCATGGTCGCAGATCGCGGTGCTCGTCCGGCGCAACGCCGACATCGGGCCGCTGTTCGGGGCGCTGTCGGACCGGGACGTCCCGGTGGAGATCGTCGGCCTCGGCGGGCTCCTGCGGTTGCCGGAGGTGGCCGACGTGGTGGCGACGCTGACGGTGATCGACGACGTGACCGCCAACCCGGAAGTCGTGCGCCTGCTGTCCGGGCCCAGGTGGCGCATCGGGGAACAGGACCTCGCGGTGCTGGGGACCAGGGCTCGTGAACTGGCCGGCCGTGCGACTCCCGACGAGGCCGGGAACGGCCTCGACGACGTGTTGCGTCGAGCCGTCGCCACTGTCGACACCAGCGAGCTGAGCTGTCTCATGGACGCGATCGACGATCCCGGGGAGGCGCCGTTGTCGTCCGAGGGAAGGCGGCGGCTCGCGGCTTTCAGCGCCGAACTCCGCGGGTTGCGCGCGCATCGCGACGAGCCGGTGTTGGAACTCACCCACCGGGTCATCGATGCTCTGGGGGTGGGCCTTGAGCTCCAGGCCGATGCCGAATTGTTCCGCGCCGACCGACGAGCCCAACTGGTCCGCTTCGTCGACGCGGTCGCCGAGTATGTGGACGTCGATGGCGACGGGAGTCTGGGAGGGCTCCTGGCCTGGCTGGATGCCGAATTGGAGCACGGCGTCGGGCTCGATCAGGCGCTGCCCACCAGCGAGGACTCGGTCAAACTCATGACCGTTCACCGGGCCAAGGGGCTCGAATGGGACGTCGTGTTCGTGCCGAGCCTGGTCGGTCGCGTGTTTCCCAACGACACGGTGAACGACAAGTGGACGACCAACTCGGCCGTCCTGCCCGCGTCGTTGCGAGGGGATCGGCAGTGGGTGCCGCAACTGGACGACCTGTCCACCCAGGGGTTGAAGGTCTACCCGGACGCGTTGCGAGCGGCGCAACGACAGTCCGAGGACCGGTTGGCCTACGTGGCGGTGACGCGTGCCCGCAACCTGGTGGTCGCGAGCGCGCACCACTGGCGTCCGGGTGAGGTGCGGGTGCGTCCTGCTTCTCCCTACTTCGAGGTGCTCGAACGGCTCGCACGGCTCGCCGGCGGGGTGGTCGCCTGGTCGGATCCGCCGCCGGAGAACCCCGCGCCGCCGGCCCTGTCCGAGCAGACCTGGCCGGTGCCTCTCGACGAGGAGCGGCGGCGTGCCCAACAGGAGGCGGCCGATCTGGTGCGTCACAGCGTGATCGCCCCGGAGCCCGGCACCGGCCGGTCGCTGGACGTCGCGCTGCGGCAGACCGCCTGGCACGAGCTCGCCGAGGGTCTCGTCGCCGAGGAGCGACGCCGTCGGGCGCGCGCCGTGCCGGTCGAGTTGCCGAGGTCGGTCTCCGCGTCCGCGCTCATGGTGGCGCACCGCGACCCGGCGGCGTTCGCCTCGCAACTCATGCGTCCGATGCCGCGGCCCGTGAGCACGAGGGCCGGGGTGGGGACGCGGTTCCATCACTGGCTCGAACTCCGGTTCAACAGACCGTTGTCCCTGACCGATGACGACGACTTCGATGCTCCCGAGGATCCGGACGAGCCTGCGACCGACCTGCAACTCGCCCGGCTGATGGGCGCGTTCCAGCGCGGCCGGTTCGCCGACCGCGTCCCCGTGGCGGTGGAGGAGCCGTTCATCCTCGTCGTCGGCCACCAGCAGATCCGAGGCCGCATCGATGCCGTGTTCACTTCGAGTGACGCCGACTTCGACTACCTGGTCGTCGACTGGAAGACCTCCACGTCGTCTCCCGACCCGCTCCAGTTGTCGCTCTACCGGGTGGCGTGGGCCCAGAGCCTGGGCATCCCCGAGTCCAGGGTGGATGCCGCCTTCTACCATGTGATCTCCGACGAACTGGAGCGGCCGGAGGGGCTGCTGGACACCGCCGGGATCACCCGGCTGGTGACGGGTCTCGCGCCATGTTCGCCCGGCTCGCCCGGATCCCAGCCGCGCTAG